One Dasypus novemcinctus isolate mDasNov1 chromosome 1, mDasNov1.1.hap2, whole genome shotgun sequence genomic window carries:
- the ODAM gene encoding LOW QUALITY PROTEIN: odontogenic ameloblast-associated protein (The sequence of the model RefSeq protein was modified relative to this genomic sequence to represent the inferred CDS: substituted 2 bases at 2 genomic stop codons), with the protein MKIILLGILGATLSAPLLLNLNNAGLLPLXLQGPINTLIPSSSGILQQQQAQIPELSQFSLSSLDQLAGFFPNHIPFPGWVSFSQGTQMGQLDPSWPQTPLQTAKVLPYIFSFKLPQEQEQMLQYYPVYMFLTLAQPQQALIQSPQQTEXQLEEQIPFYTQFGYILQQAEPVIPGSQQQFTFDPFTGTALETAVTLAGEIIPNLQEEIIKFRHPSARIVMPSTSSKPGTINELASAIDPTIIPELM; encoded by the exons atgaaaataattcttcTTGGGATCCTGGGAGCCACATTGTCAGCCCCA TTACTTTTGAATCTTAACAATGCTGGGCTTTTGCCACTATAGCTTCAg GGCCCAATTAATACGCTGATTCCTTCTTCCTCTGGAATTTTGCAACAGCAGCAGGCTCAAATTCCTGAACTCTCCCAGTTCTCTTTATCAAGCCTAGACCAGCTTGCCGGATTCTTTCCAAACCATATACCTTTCCCAGGATGGGTCAGTTTTTCCCAAGGAACCCAGATGGGCCAGCTGGACCCCTCATGGCCCCAAACACCACTGCAGA CTGCAAAG GTGTTGCCCTATATATTCTCCTTCAAATTGCCCCAAGAGCAAGAACAG ATGCTTCAATACTATCCTGTTTACATGTTCCTAACCTTGGCACAACCTCAACAGGCACTTATACAGTCACCCCAACAAACAGAATAGCAACTTGAGGAGCAG ATACCATTCTACACTCAATTTGGATATATTCTGCAACAAGCAGAACCT GTTATACCGGGAAGCCAGCAGCAATTCACCTTTGATCCCTTCACAGGCACAGCTCTGGAAACTGCTGTGACA CTAGCAGGAGAAATAATACCAAATTTACAAgaggaaattataaaatttagGCATCCTAGTGCTAGGATTGTCATGCCTTCAACTTCATCAAAACCCGGCACAATCAATGAACTTGCTTCTGCTATAGACCCAACTATTATCCCAGAGCTAATGTAA